In Plasmodium coatneyi strain Hackeri chromosome 3, complete sequence, a genomic segment contains:
- a CDS encoding ATP-dependent RNA helicase: protein MQSSLYINHVKTLVENVSDDYFNFDDLIGEGIQSGSGGAVGTAGVASGTHGGVATAHQKKVHEVHSSLSSNCRIIKIEDEEVEIEKWNEVRNTPINEFIINALINKFHFKTFLPCQSCVLNYALLSKNGSNSLLNGDIYIEVPTGLGKTLCYIITILDYFLYKKEQTGKLFCLILTATEELVTQILGVLNKFEVSNLRCQGINTNMFQMNIYFDELMDSRDTFKDTNILVTTTSKFETLFYSNEELFKDLKFLVIDEVDKIMSFSKSNINSLVNSLSDIVEKYQMATHNLYKPKNFLQKIFVSATLCKVSDNLMSLNLYRPIFFYYIVNYKRNEEFYLSTKKKYSKVYVVLRLIMDIPSKDNLSMLIFCNSEESAHLLYRFLTVYFSYTNQGSYGIKEYTRNLSNKRKKKILNDFLTQKLHILICTDSISRGLDTVNVNYVVNYDMPNHYNVLTHRIGRLSRHNSKRGTVYHLIRKKEKMIMNKSIRQRHLKGIEKMKFKKEKLQDIKRDIKHLKPLIKDIIAKEEAEVLRRHKFYPYDELVKLCGLE, encoded by the exons atgcaaagcaGCTTATACATAAACCACGTAAAAACGCTTGTTGAAAATGTAAGTGACGATTATTTTAACTTTGACGATCTTATTGGAGAGGGGATACAATCAGGCAGTGGTGGAGCCGTGGGCACAGCTGGGGTTGCAAGCGGAACTCATGGTGGAGTGGCAACGGCGCACCAAAAGAAGGTGCACGAGGTTCACTCCAGCCTAAGCTCCAACTGCAGAATAATCAAAATAGAGGACGAAGAAGttgaaattgaaaaatggaatgaagTGAGGAACACCCCAATAAATGAATTCATAATAAACGCCCTGATTAACAAGTTTCACTTCAAGACATTTCTTCCCTGTCAAAGTTGTGTGTTGAATTATGCCCTGTTGAGCAAGAATGGATCGAATTCGCTTCTCAATGGAGACATATACATTGAAGTGCCAACGGGGTTGGGAAAAACATTATGCTATATTATAACCATActggattattttttatataaaaaggagcaaacTGGGAAACTCTTCTGTCTTATATTAACAGCCACAGAAGAATTGGTAACTCAAATTTTGGGAGTTCTGAACAAGTTTGAAGTTAGCAACCTACGGTGTCAGGGGATAAATACCAACATGTTTCAAATGAACATTTATTTCGATGAGTTGATGGATAGTAGGGACACCTTTAAGGACACGAACATTCTCGTGACAACGACCAGCAAATTTGAAACCCTCTTCTACAGCAATGAGGAGCTTTTCAAGgacttaaaatttttagtTATTGATGAAGTGGATAAAATTATGTCCTTTAGTAAGTCCAACATTAACAGTTTAGTGAATTCCCTATCAGACATTGTCGAGAAGTACCAAATGGCAACTCATAATTTGTACAAGCCAAAGAATTTTCTTCAGAAAATTTTCGTTTCTGCGACCCTGTGTAAGGTGTCCGACAATCTCATGTCTCTAAATCTATACagacccatttttttttattacatcGTTAATTATAAGAGAAACGAAGAGTTTTACTTGAGCACCAAGAAGAAGTACAGCAAGGTTTATGTAGTCCTCCGGCTGATCATGGATATACCGAGCAAGG ACAACCTGAGCATGCTCATCTTCTGCAACAGTGAGGAGTCGGCACACTTGCTTTATCGGTTCCTAACCGTGTACTTCAGCTACACCAACCAAGGCAGCTACGGGATTAAGGAGTACACCCGGAATTTATCCaacaagaggaagaaaaaaatattaaacgATTTTCTAACGCAGAAATTGCACATCCTGATATGCACAGACTCCATTTCTAGGGGACTCGACACCGTGAATGTAAACTACGTGGTGAACTACGACATGCCGAATCACTACAACGTGTTGACGCATAGGATTGGGAGGCTCTCCAG ACATAACAGCAAAAGAGGAACCGTGTACCATTTGATtcggaaaaaagaaaaaatgataatgaACAAGTCAATCAGGCAGAGGCACCTCAAAGGAATCGAGAAAATGaaattcaaaaaagaaaagctcCAGGATATAAAGAGAGACATAAAGCATTTGAAGCCTCTTATCAAGGATATTATTGCCAAGGAGGAGGCGGAAGTTTTACGCAGACATAAATTTTATCCCTACGATGAGTTGGTGAAGCTGTGCGGGTTGGAGTGA